A single Bosea sp. PAMC 26642 DNA region contains:
- a CDS encoding GNAT family N-acetyltransferase, which produces MTMVAIVVEPSQDETRAAVLRGLTAHNHAKVGSRNTKPLAISLRDADGVIVGGLVGELKWEWLYVDLLWIDEAHRGGGFGEALMAQAEHEAREHGAKGVFLGTMSIQAPEFYPHLGYRECGRMEGYPVAGQTLHHFTKAL; this is translated from the coding sequence ATGACGATGGTCGCGATCGTGGTTGAGCCCAGTCAGGACGAGACGCGCGCTGCGGTTCTACGCGGCCTGACGGCGCATAACCATGCGAAGGTCGGCTCGCGCAATACCAAGCCGCTCGCGATCAGTCTGCGTGACGCAGACGGCGTCATCGTCGGCGGGCTCGTCGGCGAACTGAAATGGGAGTGGCTGTATGTCGATCTGCTCTGGATCGACGAGGCGCATCGCGGCGGTGGTTTTGGCGAGGCGCTGATGGCGCAGGCCGAGCATGAGGCGCGGGAGCACGGCGCGAAGGGCGTCTTCCTGGGGACGATGAGCATCCAGGCCCCGGAGTTCTACCCGCACCTGGGTTATCGCGAATGCGGCCGGATGGAGGGCTATCCGGTAGCCGGACAAACACTGCATCATTTCACGAAGGCGCTATGA
- a CDS encoding esterase-like activity of phytase family protein produces the protein MRLTRRAALTGLGALTLAPGAHAQALEPARIPITISARPLKSFEPRNPDKTRFGLMRFRGGLVLTGSHPRFGGLSGLWRSGDGTDLVAITDNGFWLTAKARSQDGRIVGLDGAELAPILGSSGRPLHRSRYYDTESLTIADGVAYIGVERTHDILRFDWAAHGVEARARIVPAPREVKRLPDNRGLEAIGVVPAGHALAGAVVAIAERSGSDTEPTLGVIIGGRQPGLFQVARRDGFDITDLAFLASGDILLLERWYRTLRGVAMRIRRIAGASLRPGALLDGPVLIEADLGQEIDNMEGICVHRDGGKTIVTLVSDDNFSFLQRTLLLEFELA, from the coding sequence ATGCGCCTGACCCGTCGTGCGGCGTTGACTGGCCTCGGCGCTTTAACCCTCGCTCCCGGTGCTCATGCACAAGCGCTGGAGCCTGCGCGCATTCCGATCACGATCTCGGCGCGCCCGCTGAAATCCTTCGAGCCTCGCAATCCAGACAAGACGCGTTTCGGCCTGATGCGCTTTCGCGGCGGACTCGTGTTGACCGGGAGCCATCCGCGCTTCGGCGGATTGTCGGGCCTGTGGCGCTCAGGTGACGGGACCGATCTCGTCGCCATTACCGATAACGGCTTCTGGCTCACGGCGAAGGCGCGGTCGCAGGACGGGCGGATCGTCGGCCTCGACGGGGCGGAACTTGCGCCTATCCTGGGCAGCTCCGGCCGGCCGCTGCATCGCTCGCGCTATTACGACACAGAAAGCCTGACGATCGCCGACGGCGTCGCCTATATCGGCGTCGAGCGCACGCATGACATCCTGCGCTTCGACTGGGCGGCCCACGGCGTCGAGGCGCGGGCGCGGATCGTGCCGGCGCCGCGCGAGGTCAAGCGCCTGCCCGACAATCGCGGGCTGGAGGCGATCGGTGTCGTGCCGGCCGGGCATGCGCTGGCGGGTGCGGTCGTGGCGATTGCGGAACGGTCGGGTTCCGATACCGAGCCGACGCTCGGCGTCATCATCGGGGGGCGACAGCCGGGCCTGTTCCAGGTCGCGCGTCGTGACGGTTTCGACATCACCGATCTCGCCTTCTTAGCCAGCGGCGACATCCTGCTGCTGGAACGCTGGTACCGGACGCTGCGCGGCGTCGCAATGCGCATCCGCCGGATCGCGGGGGCAAGCCTCAGGCCCGGTGCGCTGCTCGACGGGCCGGTGCTGATCGAGGCCGATCTTGGCCAGGAGATCGACAACATGGAGGGGATCTGCGTCCACCGCGATGGCGGCAAGACCATCGTCACGCTCGTGTCGGACGACAATTTCTCGTTCCTGCAGCGGACTTTGCTACTGGAGTTCGAGCTGGCGTAA
- the cobT gene encoding cobaltochelatase subunit CobT: MTLSNRKPGQTKEAPAEPLKRAISSAMKAIARKPEMEIVFAADKPSLVGERARLPEPPRKLTVQDVAILRGHSDSMALRLACHDASVHRRAAPEGDAARAVYDAVEQARVECVGARRMSGMAGNITAMLEDRYHRGGRYEEITDRADAPLEDALALMVRERLTGLKPPKAAEKLVELWRDMIESKAGGDLDRLAKSVEDQRAFSRTVRDMLASLDMAEQTSQGQDDEQDEDNQDQSSDEQQQQDGEAEQESQGERSEVEVSDDATEELQEGASEASDAPAGDWEEEDDSSDSEEAGEAPRPRDGKANDRPVTDYKAYTQKFDEIVTAEELCDAEELTRLRAYLDKQLAHLQGVVARLANRLQRRLMAQQNRSWQFDLEEGALDPARLPRIIIDPYQPLSFRQESDVNFRDTVVTLLIDNSGSMRGRPITVAATCADILARTLERCGVKVELLGFTTRAWKGGLSRESWLQSGKPVAPGRLNDLRHIIYKAADAPWRRARKNLGLMMREGLLKENIDGEALDWAHKRILARPEQRKILMVISDGAPVDDSTLSVNAGNYLERHLRHIIAEIETRSPVELIAIGIGHDVTRYYRRAVTIVDAEELGGVMTEKLAELFEEDAGLATKSRGSRRRQ, encoded by the coding sequence ATGACCCTCTCCAACCGCAAGCCTGGACAGACCAAGGAAGCGCCGGCTGAGCCGCTGAAGCGCGCCATTTCGTCGGCGATGAAGGCGATCGCGCGCAAGCCGGAGATGGAGATCGTCTTCGCCGCCGACAAACCTTCGCTCGTCGGCGAGCGCGCTCGCCTGCCTGAGCCGCCGCGCAAGCTGACCGTGCAGGACGTCGCTATCCTGCGCGGCCATTCCGATTCGATGGCGCTCCGGCTCGCCTGCCACGATGCCAGCGTGCATCGCCGCGCCGCGCCCGAGGGCGATGCGGCGCGCGCGGTATACGACGCGGTCGAGCAGGCGCGGGTCGAATGCGTTGGTGCGCGGCGGATGAGCGGCATGGCCGGCAACATCACTGCGATGCTTGAGGACCGCTATCATCGCGGCGGGCGCTATGAGGAGATCACCGACCGGGCGGATGCGCCGCTGGAGGATGCGCTGGCGCTGATGGTGCGCGAGCGGCTTACTGGGCTGAAGCCGCCGAAGGCAGCCGAAAAGCTGGTCGAGCTCTGGCGCGACATGATCGAGAGCAAGGCCGGCGGCGATCTGGACCGGCTGGCCAAATCGGTCGAGGACCAGCGCGCCTTTTCGCGGACCGTGCGCGACATGCTGGCCTCGCTCGACATGGCCGAGCAGACCTCGCAGGGCCAGGACGACGAGCAGGACGAGGACAATCAGGACCAGTCCTCAGACGAGCAACAGCAGCAGGACGGCGAGGCCGAACAGGAATCGCAAGGCGAGCGCTCCGAGGTCGAGGTCAGCGACGACGCGACCGAGGAGCTGCAGGAGGGTGCGTCCGAGGCGTCCGATGCACCGGCCGGCGACTGGGAGGAGGAAGACGATTCCTCCGATTCCGAGGAGGCGGGCGAGGCGCCGCGTCCGCGCGACGGCAAGGCGAACGATCGCCCGGTCACCGACTACAAGGCTTACACCCAGAAATTCGACGAGATCGTCACGGCCGAGGAGCTCTGCGACGCCGAGGAGCTGACGCGGCTGCGGGCCTATCTCGACAAGCAGCTCGCGCATCTGCAGGGCGTGGTGGCGCGCCTGGCCAACCGCTTGCAGCGGCGCCTGATGGCGCAGCAGAACCGCTCCTGGCAGTTCGACCTGGAGGAGGGCGCGCTCGATCCGGCCCGCCTGCCGCGCATCATCATCGATCCCTATCAGCCGCTCTCGTTCCGGCAGGAATCGGACGTCAATTTCCGCGATACCGTGGTGACGCTGCTGATCGACAATTCCGGCTCGATGCGCGGCCGGCCGATCACGGTCGCTGCCACCTGCGCCGACATTCTGGCGCGGACGCTGGAGCGCTGCGGCGTCAAGGTCGAGCTTCTGGGCTTCACCACGCGGGCCTGGAAGGGCGGGCTTTCGCGCGAGAGCTGGCTGCAATCGGGCAAGCCGGTGGCGCCGGGGCGGCTCAACGATCTTCGCCACATCATCTACAAGGCGGCGGATGCGCCGTGGCGCCGGGCACGCAAGAATCTCGGGCTGATGATGCGCGAGGGGCTGCTCAAGGAGAACATCGACGGCGAGGCGCTGGACTGGGCTCATAAGCGCATCCTGGCGCGGCCCGAGCAGCGCAAGATCCTGATGGTGATCTCGGACGGCGCGCCGGTCGACGATTCGACGCTGTCGGTCAATGCCGGCAACTATCTGGAGCGGCATCTGCGCCACATCATCGCGGAGATCGAAACGCGCTCGCCGGTCGAGCTGATCGCCATCGGCATCGGCCACGACGTGACGCGCTACTATCGCCGCGCCGTCACCATCGTCGATGCGGAAGAACTCGGCGGCGTGATGACCGAGAAGCTCGCCGAGCTGTTCGAGGAGGATGCCGGGCTGGCGACGAAGTCGCGCGGATCGCGGCGGCGGCAGTAG